A window of Pedobacter lusitanus contains these coding sequences:
- a CDS encoding DUF6600 domain-containing protein — MKNMIKLPAALLGLMLLFGCTTQQSLAQGEYDNISLQSFYDELSPYGTWIQDPQYGNVWRPDVDQGDFRPYYTDGRWAMTEYGNTWVSDYDWGWAPFHYGRWVNNRFNQWVWIPDTVWGPAWVSWRSGGGYYGWAPLGPGINININIGGGGYNPPSNWWNFIPQRSIYSNYYPRYSSNNVTIINRTTIINNTYGRGGRNTYYTGPRSEEVRRATNRDVRVYNISRTDRPGRTSITNNNISIYNPRSGRGDSNSSRTGNTERSGRGDINTSGRGDINTSRSGNSGRTARGDINTTGRGDVNPARVGNGDRLGRGDINNSSRTGNDVPRNTGQADRTRGGRGDYVDQQQQQRQQQDMQRQQRDAQQQQQQQQQRQQQDMQRQQRDAQQQQQQRQQQDMQRQQRDAQQQQQRQQQDMQRQQRDAQQQQQRQQQEMQRQQRDAQQQQQRQQESRSSRGGGDTPQRTESSRSGRGN, encoded by the coding sequence ATGAAAAACATGATCAAATTACCAGCTGCACTACTGGGGCTCATGCTCTTGTTCGGTTGCACAACCCAGCAATCGCTGGCACAAGGGGAATATGATAATATTTCGCTTCAGTCATTTTATGACGAATTATCTCCATATGGAACCTGGATTCAGGATCCCCAATATGGGAATGTCTGGCGTCCCGACGTGGATCAGGGCGATTTCAGACCTTATTATACGGATGGGCGCTGGGCCATGACTGAATACGGGAATACCTGGGTATCAGACTATGACTGGGGCTGGGCTCCGTTTCACTATGGCCGTTGGGTAAACAACAGATTTAATCAATGGGTCTGGATTCCTGATACGGTATGGGGACCTGCATGGGTTAGCTGGAGAAGTGGTGGCGGATATTATGGTTGGGCGCCGTTAGGCCCAGGCATCAATATTAACATCAATATTGGCGGTGGTGGATACAACCCGCCAAGTAACTGGTGGAATTTTATTCCGCAGCGCAGTATCTACAGCAATTATTATCCTCGTTATTCCAGCAATAATGTAACCATCATTAACCGTACAACTATTATTAATAATACTTACGGCCGTGGTGGCAGAAATACATATTATACAGGTCCAAGATCTGAGGAAGTTAGAAGAGCAACCAACAGAGATGTAAGGGTTTATAACATTTCCCGCACCGACAGACCCGGAAGAACAAGTATTACAAATAATAATATCAGTATTTACAATCCAAGATCCGGCAGAGGAGACAGTAACAGCTCAAGAACCGGAAATACTGAACGTTCAGGCAGAGGTGATATCAATACCTCGGGCAGAGGCGATATAAACACTTCCAGAAGCGGAAACAGCGGACGTACTGCCAGAGGTGATATTAATACTACCGGAAGAGGCGATGTCAATCCTGCAAGAGTTGGAAATGGTGATCGTTTAGGAAGAGGAGATATTAATAATTCTTCAAGAACCGGAAACGATGTACCCAGAAATACTGGTCAGGCTGACAGAACCCGTGGTGGAAGAGGTGATTATGTTGATCAGCAGCAGCAACAACGTCAGCAACAGGATATGCAGCGTCAGCAGCGTGATGCTCAACAACAGCAACAGCAACAGCAACAACGCCAGCAACAGGATATGCAGCGTCAGCAGCGTGATGCTCAGCAGCAACAGCAACAACGCCAGCAACAGGATATGCAGCGCCAGCAGCGTGATGCTCAGCAGCAGCAACAACGCCAGCAGCAGGACATGCAACGTCAGCAGCGTGATGCTCAGCAGCAGCAACAACGCCAGCAACAGGAAATGCAACGTCAGCAGCGTGATGCTCAACAGCAACAACAACGCCAGCAGGAGTCCAGAAGTTCAAGAGGTGGAGGTGATACCCCTCAGAGAACTGAGTCTTCAAGGAGCGGAAGAGGTAACTAA
- a CDS encoding ATP-binding cassette domain-containing protein, giving the protein MEIEKGSIYGFLGHNGAGKTTTIKILLNLLKSPGDTVFIFGKEINSHRIEILKNIGSLVEQPALYAHLSGK; this is encoded by the coding sequence CTGGAAATAGAAAAAGGTAGTATTTATGGTTTTCTTGGCCATAATGGCGCGGGCAAAACCACAACGATCAAGATTTTGCTTAACCTGTTGAAATCTCCCGGAGATACCGTTTTTATTTTTGGAAAAGAGATTAACAGCCACAGAATAGAAATCTTAAAAAATATAGGCTCATTAGTAGAGCAACCCGCTTTGTATGCACATTTGTCTGGCAAGTAA
- a CDS encoding SAM-dependent methyltransferase, translating into MKKGVLFLIPVPLAENASAKSFTPYLIDTINAIDTYIVENEKTARKSLKEAGLKIPQSDLTIHDYGKHKRNDSMVPYFKELMTGKDVGLMSEAGCPGVADPGAEIVSEAHKRGIKVVPLVGPNSLLLALMSSGFNGQSFTFHGYLPIDKVERVKKIKELEQLAEKKKQTQLFIETPFRNNHLYEDIIKNTAAQTLLCIACNITGEDEFIRTQTVGQWRQEKIDLHKKPTIFLIYR; encoded by the coding sequence ATGAAAAAAGGTGTATTATTCCTGATTCCAGTTCCATTGGCAGAAAATGCCTCTGCGAAGTCATTCACACCCTATCTGATAGATACAATTAATGCGATTGACACTTATATAGTAGAGAATGAAAAAACTGCAAGAAAATCTTTAAAAGAGGCAGGCTTAAAAATTCCGCAAAGCGATTTAACCATTCATGATTATGGTAAACATAAACGTAATGACTCTATGGTCCCTTATTTTAAGGAACTGATGACAGGAAAAGATGTAGGTCTGATGAGTGAAGCTGGTTGTCCGGGTGTAGCTGATCCGGGAGCGGAGATTGTTTCTGAAGCCCATAAACGTGGAATCAAAGTGGTACCGCTAGTAGGTCCTAATTCACTTTTACTGGCACTGATGTCTTCAGGATTTAATGGACAAAGTTTTACTTTCCATGGTTATCTGCCTATTGATAAGGTAGAAAGAGTGAAAAAAATTAAGGAACTGGAGCAGCTTGCTGAAAAAAAGAAACAGACACAGCTATTCATTGAAACCCCTTTCAGAAACAATCACCTGTATGAAGATATTATCAAAAATACAGCAGCACAAACTTTACTTTGTATAGCCTGCAACATTACCGGAGAGGATGAGTTTATCAGAACACAAACTGTAGGACAATGGCGTCAGGAGAAGATCGATCTGCATAAAAAACCAACTATATTCCTGATTTACCGTTAA
- the nadD gene encoding nicotinate (nicotinamide) nucleotide adenylyltransferase, with the protein MAKTGLFFGSFNPIHTGHLIIASYMANFTDLDEVWLVVSPQNPLKNKKGLGNMYDRLEMARLATDTAEKIKVSDIEFNLPQPSYTVDTLAYLHEKHPAKEFVLIMGADNLASLKKWKNYEVLLQNYHIYVYPRPGSDVTEWTDHPSITLTETPQMEISSTFIRQALKDNKNIQFLVPENVIAFMDSKNMYR; encoded by the coding sequence ATGGCGAAAACAGGTTTATTTTTTGGCTCTTTCAATCCAATTCATACAGGTCATCTGATTATAGCCAGCTATATGGCTAATTTCACAGACCTGGATGAGGTGTGGCTGGTCGTTTCGCCACAGAATCCGCTGAAAAATAAAAAGGGGCTTGGTAATATGTACGACAGACTTGAAATGGCCAGGTTAGCAACTGACACGGCGGAAAAAATCAAGGTAAGCGATATAGAATTTAACCTGCCCCAGCCTTCTTATACAGTTGATACCTTAGCCTATCTTCACGAAAAACATCCGGCAAAAGAATTTGTACTGATCATGGGAGCCGATAATCTGGCTTCTTTGAAAAAATGGAAAAACTATGAGGTTCTTTTACAGAACTATCATATCTATGTTTATCCCAGACCGGGATCTGACGTGACTGAATGGACAGACCATCCTTCGATTACATTGACAGAAACACCTCAGATGGAAATTTCATCGACTTTTATCAGACAGGCTTTAAAAGACAATAAAAATATACAATTCCTTGTTCCTGAAAATGTAATCGCATTTATGGACAGTAAAAATATGTATCGTTAA
- a CDS encoding pyridoxal phosphate-dependent aminotransferase: MNVSVLANTLIGSEIIKIGNEVNELKSKGAKIANLTIGDFDPSIFPIPAELKAEIVDAYIHNHTNYPAADGILALRETIVDVLKDRYDLDFKTNEILVSGGSRPLIYATYLALIDPGDKVVYPAPSWNNNHYCHLSSAEGIAVETTAENNFMPTAELLKPYLKGATLLALCSPLNPTGTMFTKEQLEEICDLVIEENKSRAEGEKPLYIMYDQIYSLLTFGKEHINPVSLRPELKDYTIYIDGISKCLASTGVRVGWAFGPEKVIGKMKALLTHIGAWAPKAEQVAVGKYFADKAQVDRFLGSFKLQIQDSLNALYTGFQSLKNDGLAVDAITPMGAIYLTLKIDYIGKTTPEGDLLKDSTDVNSYLIREAQVALVPFSCFGNDETKAWFRASVGACSLTDIKEMIPRIKAALSKLK, encoded by the coding sequence ATGAATGTATCGGTATTAGCAAATACACTTATTGGATCAGAAATCATTAAAATTGGTAATGAGGTTAATGAGCTGAAAAGCAAAGGTGCTAAGATTGCCAATTTGACTATAGGTGATTTTGACCCTTCTATTTTCCCTATACCTGCGGAGCTGAAAGCTGAAATTGTTGATGCTTATATCCATAATCATACAAACTATCCTGCTGCTGATGGTATTCTGGCTTTACGTGAAACAATTGTAGACGTTTTAAAAGACAGATATGATCTGGATTTTAAAACTAATGAAATATTGGTTTCAGGCGGTTCACGTCCTTTGATCTATGCTACTTATCTGGCATTGATTGATCCGGGTGATAAAGTAGTTTATCCTGCTCCTTCCTGGAATAATAATCACTATTGTCATCTTTCTTCAGCAGAAGGTATTGCTGTGGAAACGACTGCTGAAAATAATTTCATGCCTACAGCTGAATTATTAAAGCCATATCTTAAAGGAGCGACTCTGCTGGCTTTATGTTCTCCGTTGAACCCAACGGGTACCATGTTCACTAAAGAGCAGCTGGAAGAGATCTGTGACCTTGTAATTGAAGAAAATAAATCAAGAGCAGAAGGGGAGAAACCATTATACATTATGTATGATCAGATTTACTCTTTACTGACTTTTGGAAAAGAACATATCAATCCGGTTAGCCTGCGTCCGGAATTGAAAGATTACACGATTTATATCGATGGAATTTCTAAATGTCTTGCAAGTACAGGTGTGCGTGTCGGATGGGCTTTCGGACCAGAAAAAGTGATCGGTAAAATGAAAGCTTTATTAACACATATTGGTGCCTGGGCACCAAAAGCAGAACAGGTTGCTGTTGGTAAATATTTTGCTGATAAAGCTCAGGTTGACCGTTTCCTTGGTTCATTTAAGTTACAGATTCAGGATAGTCTGAATGCTTTGTATACAGGTTTCCAGAGTCTGAAAAATGATGGCCTTGCAGTAGATGCAATTACACCTATGGGAGCTATTTATCTGACGCTTAAGATCGATTATATTGGTAAGACCACACCAGAGGGAGATCTGCTGAAGGATAGTACTGATGTGAACTCTTATCTGATCAGAGAAGCTCAGGTAGCACTGGTTCCTTTCTCTTGTTTTGGTAACGATGAAACCAAAGCCTGGTTCCGTGCATCAGTTGGTGCTTGTTCACTGACTGATATCAAGGAGATGATACCACGTATTAAAGCTGCTTTAAGCAAGCTGAAATAA
- a CDS encoding peptide chain release factor 3: protein MIHPEIEKRKTFAIISHPDAGKTTLTEKFLLFGGAINTAGAVKRNKANQSSTSDFMEIEKQRGISVATSVMGFEYKDKRINILDTPGHKDFAEDTYRTLSAVDSVILVVDCVKGVEEQTEKLMAVCRMRNTPVIIFINKMDREGKDAFDLLDEIESKLNISLCPLSWPIGQGHTFKGVYSIYNKHLNLFEPDKTKIADPVIEVSDLNDPNLNNFLKTNELEDLKSDLELVDGVYGKLDQSMYTEGLLAPVFFGSAINNFGIKELLDTFINIAPSPRSREAEQREVLVEEKNFSGFVFKIHANLDPKHRDRIAFLRICSGKFERNKFYFHTRQGKKLKFSNPMDFMANEKSIVEEAWPGDVVGLYDSGNFKIGDTLTEGEQLQFKGIPSFSPEIFKEVENKDPLRTKQLEKGIQQLTEEGVAQLFTQQPGNRKIIGAVGELQFEVIAFRLEHEYGAKAHFRMLSYSRSNWVTSTDKKKLEEFVKRKQQHIGEDKDGNPVFLADNDFMINMTKRDYPDIEFHKTSEFK from the coding sequence ATGATTCACCCCGAAATAGAAAAAAGAAAAACATTCGCAATTATCAGTCACCCCGATGCCGGAAAAACAACGTTAACTGAAAAGTTTCTGCTGTTTGGAGGAGCGATCAATACCGCTGGTGCTGTAAAACGTAACAAAGCCAATCAAAGCAGTACTTCAGATTTTATGGAGATTGAGAAACAACGTGGAATTTCCGTTGCAACCTCAGTAATGGGTTTTGAATACAAAGATAAGCGCATCAATATCCTGGATACACCTGGTCACAAAGATTTCGCTGAAGACACTTACAGAACCCTTTCTGCAGTAGACAGTGTAATTCTGGTTGTAGACTGCGTAAAAGGTGTTGAGGAACAAACAGAAAAACTGATGGCTGTATGCCGGATGCGTAATACACCTGTAATTATCTTTATCAATAAGATGGACCGGGAAGGTAAAGATGCCTTTGATCTGCTGGACGAAATTGAGAGCAAACTGAATATTAGTTTATGCCCTTTATCCTGGCCTATCGGACAGGGACATACTTTCAAAGGTGTATACAGTATCTACAATAAACACCTTAACTTATTTGAGCCGGATAAAACAAAGATTGCTGATCCGGTAATAGAGGTAAGTGACCTGAATGACCCAAATCTGAACAATTTCCTGAAAACCAACGAACTGGAGGACCTGAAAAGTGATCTGGAATTAGTAGATGGTGTATATGGCAAATTGGATCAGAGCATGTATACAGAAGGATTACTGGCTCCGGTATTTTTTGGCAGTGCCATTAATAATTTCGGAATAAAAGAACTGCTGGATACATTTATCAATATTGCCCCAAGTCCGAGAAGCAGAGAAGCTGAACAGAGAGAAGTACTGGTTGAAGAAAAAAACTTCTCTGGCTTTGTCTTTAAAATTCACGCTAATTTAGATCCCAAACACCGTGATCGTATCGCTTTCCTGAGAATATGTTCAGGTAAGTTTGAGCGGAATAAATTCTACTTCCATACACGTCAGGGTAAAAAACTGAAGTTTTCAAATCCAATGGACTTTATGGCTAATGAAAAAAGTATTGTGGAAGAAGCATGGCCGGGTGATGTTGTAGGCTTATATGACAGTGGGAACTTTAAAATCGGAGACACCTTGACTGAGGGAGAGCAACTGCAATTTAAAGGCATTCCGAGCTTCTCTCCTGAGATATTTAAAGAAGTAGAGAACAAAGATCCGCTTCGTACTAAACAGCTTGAAAAAGGCATACAACAGCTAACAGAGGAAGGTGTTGCCCAATTATTTACTCAACAACCAGGAAACAGAAAAATTATCGGTGCTGTAGGTGAACTGCAATTTGAAGTAATCGCATTCAGACTGGAACACGAATATGGTGCAAAAGCACATTTCCGTATGTTGAGCTACAGCAGATCAAACTGGGTAACTTCTACAGATAAAAAGAAACTGGAAGAATTTGTGAAACGTAAACAGCAGCATATCGGAGAAGATAAGGATGGAAATCCTGTATTCCTTGCTGACAATGATTTTATGATCAATATGACCAAAAGAGATTATCCGGATATCGAATTTCATAAAACTTCTGAATTCAAATAA